Below is a window of Salmo trutta chromosome 35, fSalTru1.1, whole genome shotgun sequence DNA.
tttctgacatttcacattcttaaagtggtgatcccaacttacctaaaacagggaattttactgtcaggaattgtgaaactgagtttaaatgtatttggctaaggtgtatgtaaacttccgacttcaaacgTACCTTGTAAATGCTCCCTTTCATACCTTTACTACGCACATATCTGTTCCTCTATGCAAAGGATTTCAAAGCGATGATAAACCGCAGTACACGAAACCATGACACGCATGGGCAGAAGTCTAGATGCACGAGTGAGAATATACaggtcaaaataaaggaaacaaaaATATTGTGTCTTAATAGgccgttgggccaccacgagctagaacagcttcaatgcaccttggtatagattctacacgtgtctggaactctattggagggacgAGACACCGTtgttccacgagaaattccatcatttggtgttttgttgatggaaaaCGCCATCTCAGGCGCCGCTCAGAATTTCCCATAATTGTCCAATTGAGGTGCCagacagccatggcatatggtttacatagtTGTCATGCTCATCAAATCATTCAGTGCCTACTTGTGCACTGTGGATGGGAGCATTGTCATCCCATAGCGTTTGTAGGCAAAATAATGGCATGCCCTGTATAAAAATGCTGGATGGGATGCTAATTGCTTAATTAAGTCAGGAACCATACCTCTGTGGAAGCACCTAATTTCAATATACTTTTTATCCCTCATGTACTCAactgtttccattattttggcagttacctgtaaaaTACATGTTTGTCTCTGCAGCAAATGAGACCAAATGTCCTTCTCTAAAGATATAAAACACTTTCCTAAATACACTTTCCTGTGTGAAATGTGAACACACTTCATGACAtacattttcacacaaaaacTAGATACTACATTCTGTAATTAACTGGAATATGATGTatattgcaggaaagttctctcCCTTTTTTTTCTTATGAAAGAGAACATTAGGAGACATTGTAAACTtgttttatttttgcaaaaatccctgaagtgAGTAGTACATTTTTAGTACAGTATATTCTGATAAAAATATTTTTGTAGAAGTGGCTTTATTTGTTTTATACAAAACCCAGCACAAAAAAAACTGCTGATGACAGGGTCGTGCGCAACTATTTGCATAATGTATTATACCTTCCCACCCCTAGGAAGCTCACTACTTCGTGTCTTTGGAATGCTGCTCAATAAATATCCCCTTGTGGTACTTCTGTCCAATCCCATAAGGCTCGTGTGCAGCGGTAGTCCCCAGCTCCTTGGCACCTTGGAACATCTGGTCATCAAAGAAGATGTGGGGCTGGATCTTCTGCAGGAGGGGCCCTTTAGGGGCCCCGGCTAGGAACAGGGCCTCATCGATCTCCAGGCCCCAGCTCCTGAGGGTCTTAAGGACGCGGACCCCTGAGCTGGCTGCGCTGCGGGATGTTACTAGGTAGGTACGAATGGGGCAGGTCATACGCTCGTTCTTGGCGTAGAACTTCCTCTGGAGCATCCCCAGGGCCTCCAGGAAACCCTTTAAGGAACCCTGAGTGAATGAACGAGACACAGGGTTGCATCATTTTTATATCTAAGCAAATAACACATCAATGGGTTCCACTTTATTTGGATATTCTCCTATTATAGATGGTCTTCAGACGTTCAAACTATCACCAATCAACCAACTACCACGGATGATATGCAACAACTTgcaagggttaaggtttggtctAGGATTAGGGTAAGCGGGTGTGTTAGTTAAAAAGTTTATTGATAGTAAGTTGAACATCTATAACCCTCTATAGGGAGactccaaataaagtgttacccatcgaggaaataaaatgtaatatcaGAATCGAAAAgctaaaagaaaaaaaaaaaatggaggcATGTACTCTCATGAACACCTGTGCAAGAGGTTTGTTCTCAAACTCCTTCTCATGCTCAAAGAAGGTGTCCAGGCCGTGTTGTTTCACGATGATCTCCGACTCAGAGAAGAGGACGGCGTCCCCGTCAAAGGCAACTTTCAGCTGTGTGTCGGAAAGCTGGTTCTCCACATCTCCAGACGCAAACATGGTCGCTGCTGCAATGCCTATTTATAAAGACATTATAAGGGGCTTATACATGCTCATAACAATGGTATCATAATGTATTACATCTGTAGGCTATATTATACCTATGAAGCGTTACCACAATGTACgtctacagttttttttaacTCTGTTACAAATGTAGTATCCATGCTAACCTAAAACAGTTTAGTCCCTATAGGACAATAAAAGAACGCAGCATTATCAACTACCCTCCTCAATGGCCTCTACGACTTTCTCTCCATCCTTTGAGAGGTACAGGTTGGTCATGTAGGCCTTCAGATAGCCAATGGGGCTTTCCCCTCCCGTCAGACAGAATCTTTCAATGTTTAAATCTGTCAGGTAGAGTGAAAAACATATCAGCACCCCATAGAAATGTGATAGTATAGTCAACAGGCTGGTAGCCAAAGATGGCCACATCCATGCAAATCAGGCATATAACtgttaagaaaaaaaaacatttggtcACAAAATACCAGTCATTCAATGAAATGCAGCACACAAGTAGTGAGTCTtataaccatagaaatataattactagaattACTGGCCATTGTATTTCTCTGCTTATAGCACTGTAGTAGGCATGGCTGAGCGTGTCGACCACGAACCGTAGTGGTTGATGCTGTTGATGAGGCGCACCCCGACCTGGGCGTGGTTATTGGTCATTAGGACGATGTCAAACAACTCGTCGCTGTCGGGGTAGAGCCGCCTCAGCCGTGCGTTCACAGTCATCAGAGCCTgcagagtgtgtgttttttaggACAGAGTTGACACAGGGATAAAGTCAAAACCTGACTGGTGGGTGGTAGAGCAACTACTTATAGGTGGTTGCTTCAGACTATTTAGTCCCAAGTTGCAACATATACATACGCAGGCAGGCACGCTCACATGTACTGATAAATGCACAGGGGCGGACGGGGACAAGAATTCGGCCTGGGCATTTTATCCACACCAAGCCCACGTCGCTGTGTAAACCACCATCCCTCCCACCATCATGTTACCACCCCCGGCATGCCACCAACCACACAATACCCTGACAGGCAATAGTGCTGACATAACATTGGTAGTACAATACAGCATTTCTCAACCATTTTCTGTTCCAGTGACTGGCAACACATGGTCCTCTTTAACCAGCTCATTTTCTTTTTTATAAACATGTAAAACCACCACTGGAAATACAACTCACCACTAAACTGGGCCTCTTCTCTAACCATTTTGGTTTGCCTCCCTGTTGTGCTGTCTATTAGTCTAAGCATCGTCTCTGCTGTCACTCTGTGCTGCTTTTGTTCTGTCTGCTTAAGCATTAGACGTTATAAAAGCCAAGCTAACAACTTAGGCTATATATCGCAAACTAGTGCCCGTCTTATATGTTCTCCTGAATCAGCACGACCCATGTTGGATTAACTCTTAAACTGGATTAAATCAAGGTTTATCTAATAATCATTTTAAACCTAGTTTTAAATTAATCCAAGTTCATTTAGATTAGAGGAAGGATTTAATTTTAGTTTTCACTTCAAACCTAGATTAATTTTAAACCTGTTGCTCAATGAATAAAAACTTAGATTGGAGATTAAACCATCTCAAGTGGCAGTTTAGAATTAACTGCTAAAAAAATATGGCAGCATATCTACTGTGGAGAAACCAAAATGACAAGAGTTCCTCAGAGAATAATTAGAGACAAGTTGAATCCTGTCGAGTTTTATGATAATTAACTAATTATTAGGCTATTTACGTGCCCATTTTGTACAACAACTGAATTGCGGCTTATGACATGCCCAGCCTTGATCCGAATGATGATGTTGTGCAACATGCTGTAACGGGCCTGATTACGCTAACATTGTAGTGAAGTTGCATTAATGCTAGTTAACGTGCATTATAGGCATTGATATTTACCAGTTATTTATGCTTACTAAATATTGGTGGTTCGAGTTGTCCGTCATCATAGGGTGATGACTGAAAAATACTTTTGGCTGTAACTGTTAAAACATTGTACTGCAGTGGAGGATGGGGAagaccatcctactcagtgaatttcaaaaatgtttcaatagtgaaacattaaaaaaagtaatccattttagatacagtaaatatattcacgtcaccaaataactgattaaaattctgttttgcaatgaaggactacagtagcctcaacagcaccatggtgtagccagaggacagctattttccgtcctcctctgggtacatcaACTTCAATACAAATCCTTGGGAGGCTCACGGTTCTcactagggatgtgacaaatgaaCAAATTTAAAAGCAAAGAAAAAACCCCCCCATCAAATTCCATGTCAACTCACAATGCAGAATAACAGTCCTATTAAGCATGTACGACAACTAGGGCCAGTCATTGAAGTTACAGCGCATTCTGAAAATAATCAGAAACCTTGGACTTTTTTCACgcttcgttacagccttattctaagatgtATTAAAATACTTTGTTTcccttaatctacacacaatactccataatgacaaagcaaaaacaacagtttagaaatttttgaaaaagtatcaaataaaaaacagaaatagcttatttacataagtattcagaccctttgctaggagactcaaaattgagctcaggtgcatcatgtttcaatttatcatccttgagatgtttctacaacttgattggagtccatctgtggtaaattcaattaattagacatgatttggaatggcacacctgactagataaggtcccacagttgacagcgcatgtcagagcaaaaaccaagccatgaggtcgaaggaattgtcctagGGCTCAGATACTGGATTGTGtcaatgcacagatctggggaagaataCCAAAACCTttctgcggcattgaaggtccccaagaacacagtggtctccatcattcgtaaatggaagaagtttggaaccgcaAAAACTCTGCCtgcccaaactgagcaattgggggagaagggccatgggtagggaggtaaccaagaagccgatggtcactgacagaggtccagagttcctctgtggagatgggagaaccttccagaaggacaacgatctctgcagcactccaccaatcaggcctttatggtagtggccagacagaagccactcctcagtaaaaggcacatgacagtccgcttggtgtttgcaaaaaggcacctaaagactcgcagaccatgagaaacgcaattctctggtctaatgaaaccaagttcgaactctttggcctgaatgccaagcttcacgtctggaggaaacctgacaccatccctactgcgaagcatggtggtggcagcatcatgctgtggggatttttttcagcagcaggaactgcgagactagtcaggatcgaggggggaaaatgaacggagcaaagtacagacagatccttaatgaaaaggttcaccttccaacaggaaaatgaccctaagcacacagccaagacaacgc
It encodes the following:
- the LOC115174597 gene encoding cytosolic 5'-nucleotidase 1A isoform X1, with product MTEIKTTDPTATEAGEEKDWTAAKAFFDSLKTNKPRPPKPQYAVTIAVSSRSLFNMVAEGKIYKEDGVEKYVAYQQERDNEPLMPGVAFPLVKALMTVNARLRRLYPDSDELFDIVLMTNNHAQVGVRLINSINHYDLNIERFCLTGGESPIGYLKAYMTNLYLSKDGEKVVEAIEEGIAAATMFASGDVENQLSDTQLKVAFDGDAVLFSESEIIVKQHGLDTFFEHEKEFENKPLAQVFMRGSLKGFLEALGMLQRKFYAKNERMTCPIRTYLVTSRSAASSGVRVLKTLRSWGLEIDEALFLAGAPKGPLLQKIQPHIFFDDQMFQGAKELGTTAAHEPYGIGQKYHKGIFIEQHSKDTK
- the LOC115174597 gene encoding cytosolic 5'-nucleotidase 1A isoform X2, whose amino-acid sequence is MTEIKTTDPTATEAGEEKDWTAAKAFFDSLKTNKPRPPKPQYAVTIAVSSRSLFNMVAEGKIYKEDGVEKYVAYQQERDNEPLMPGVAFPLVKALMTVNARLRRLYPDSDELFDIVLMTNNHAQVGVRLINSINHYDLNIERFCLTGGESPIGYLKAYMTNLYLSKDGEKVVEAIEEGIAAATMFASGDVENQLSDTQLKVAFDGDAVLFSESEIIVKQHGLDTFFEHEKEFENKPLAQGSLKGFLEALGMLQRKFYAKNERMTCPIRTYLVTSRSAASSGVRVLKTLRSWGLEIDEALFLAGAPKGPLLQKIQPHIFFDDQMFQGAKELGTTAAHEPYGIGQKYHKGIFIEQHSKDTK